The sequence below is a genomic window from Escherichia marmotae.
ACCTACACTTATCAGGCACTACTCGTTGTATTTATGAGGATGTCATTATGAAAAAGTGCCTCGCACTACTGCTTGCCACCGTCCTGAGCGGAATCACCTTCACGGCTTATGCCGCGCAACCTCTGAGTAACCAGGACAGCGGTCAACTACGGCCAGCCGGAACCGTTTCGGCAACCGGTGCATCTAACCTAAGCGATCTGGAGGAAAAACTGGCAGAAAAAGCGCGCGAACAAGGCGCGAAAGGTTATGTCATTAATTCCGCAGGCGGAAATGATCAGATGTTCGGTACTGCAACCATCTACAAATAACCACACCAACGCAACTGCATTCGCCTCTGGATGCAGTTTTCGCCTGTTTTGTAAGCAAAAAACATCAAATATGAACACAATGTAAATAAATGTATTTATTTTTCACGCAATGGGTGATAGAAAATCGGCCAGGTGATAATGCTTATCAAAATTATTATCACTTCAAGATTACTATTACGGGATTAACAGTGGCATCGCATCCGCAGAGATGCTTTCTCGTGATAGTGAAAATTTAAACATATAAGAAAAAGTCACCTGCCAAATGGAAAACAATCGCAATTTCCCTGCCAGACCCTTTCATTCGCTCACGTTCTTTGCTGGCCTTTGTATCGGCATCACGCCTGTGCCACAGGCTCTCGCCGCAGAAGGGCAACAAAACGCTGATGATACACTGGTTGTCGAGGCATCGACGCCTTCGCTTTATGCGCCACTTAAATCTGCCGATCCAAAATTCTCCCGCCCGGTCATCGATACCACCCGCACAATGACGGTGATTTCTGAACAGGTGATAAAAGATCAGGGCGCAACCAACCTTACTGACGCGCTAAAAAACGTACCTGGCGTGGGCGCATTTTTTGCCGGTGAGAATGGTAATTCCACTACCGGCGACGCCATTTATATGCGCGGTGCGGATACCTCTAACAGCATTTATATTGATGGCATCCGCGATATTGGTAGTGTCTCACGTGACACTTTCAATACCGAACAGGTGGAAGTCATTAAAGGCCCATCCGGCACCGATTACGGACGCAGCGCGCCGACGGGTTCGATCAATATGATCAGTAAACAGCCACGTAATGACTCTGGTATTGACGCCTCTGCCAGTATTGGTAGCGCCTGGTTCCGTCGCGGCACACTGGACGTCAATCAGGTGATTGGTGACACCAGCGCAGTGCGCCTGAATGTGATGGGCGAAAAAACGCACGATGCCGGGCGCGATAAGGTTAAAAATGAACGTTACGGCGTCGCCCCTTCCGTGGCATTAGGCCTCGGTACGTCGACGCGTTTGTATCTCAACTATTTACACGTTACCCAGCACAACACGCCGGACGGCGGCATTCCGACCATTGGTTTGCCTGGTTATTCCGCACCTTCTGCAGGAACGGCGGCACTGAACCATTCCGGTAAAGTGGATACGCATAACTTTTATGGTACGGACTCCGATTACGACGATTCGACCACCGATACCGCCACTATGCGTTTTGAACATGACATCAGCGATAACACCACCATTCGTAATACCACCCGCTGGTCGCGCGTGAAGCAGGATTATCTGATGACGGCGATTATGGGCGGAGCATCGAATATTACCCAGCCCACCAGCAATGTGGATAGCTGGACGTGGTCACGCACGGCGAATACTAAAGATGTGAGTAATAAAATCCTCACCAACCAGACTAACCTGACGTCGGCGTTCTATACCGGTTCAATCGCCCATGATGTCAGTACCGGCGTGGAATTTACCCGCGAAACGCAGACCAACTACGGCGTTAATCCGGTGACGTTACCGCCGGTGAACATTTACCATCCTGACAGCAGCATTCATCCTGGCAGTCTGACGCGCAACGGTGCCAATGCTAACGGTCAGACAGATACCTTCGCGATTTATGCCTTCGATACGCTGCGAATCACCCGTGATTTTGAGCTGAACGGCGGGATCCGTCTGGACAATTATCATACTGAATATGACAGTGCTACCGCCTGCGGCGGCAGTGGTCGCGGTGCCGTCACCTGCCCAACTGGCGCGGCAAACGGTTCTCCGGTCACCACCGTTGACACCGCCAGGTCGGGCAATCTGGTCAACTGGAAAGCCGGGGCGCTGTATCATCTGACGGAAAATGGCAATGTCTACGTCAACTATGCTGTTTCCCAACAACCGCCTGGCGGCAGCAACTTCGCTCTTGCACAGTCTGGCAGCGGTAACAGCGCCAACCGCACCGACTTTAAACCGCAAAAAGCGAAGACCAGCGAAATTGGCACCAAATGGCAAGTGCTGGATAAACGCCTGCTACTAACTGCCGCGCTGTTCCGTACCGATATCGAAAATGAAGTTGAGCAAAACGACGACGGGACTTACTCGCAGTACGGTAAAAAGCGCGTCGAAGGCTATGAGATTTCCGTGGCTGGAAATATCACTCCCGCATGGCAGGTGATTGGCGGATATACCCAGCAAAAAGCGACCATTAAAAATGGTGCGGACGTGGCTCAGGATGGTTCGTCATCACTGCCGTATACGCCAGAACACGCCTTTACCTTATGGAGCCAGTATCAGGCAACGGATGATATCTCCATTGGCGCAGGCGCACGCTATATCGGCAGTATGCATAAAGGTTCTGACGGCGCGGTGGGAACTCCGGCGTTTACTGAAGGTTATTGGGTTGCCGATGCCAAATTGGGCTATCGCGTCAATCGCAACCTCGATTTCCAGTTAAACGTCTACAACCTGTTTGATACCAATTACGTGGCCTCGATTAACAAGAGCGGCTACCGCTATCATCCGGGCGAGCCAAGAACCTTCCTGCTCACCGCCAATATGCATTTCTGATTCAGATATGGGGCGCAGGACTTACTAAGATTGATGGCGAGAACAGGACTGCCTGATGCGCTGCGCTTATCAGGCCTACAAGGTTGTACAACACGTTGAGTTCACATCATTTGGTAGGCCGGATAAGGCATTCACGCCGCATCCGGCATGAACAAAGCACCTGCTGTTAAAAATCGGTGTGGGGTGAAGCCCCACTTTTTGGAGAACTTGTATGATGTACCACATTCCCGGCGTGTTATCGCCACAGGACGTCGCACGTCTTCGTGAACAACTGGAACAAGCCGAATGGATTGATGGTCGTGTCACCACTGGCGCGCAGGGCGCACAAGTTAAGAGCAATCAGCAAGTGGACACCCGCAGCGCGTTATATGCCGCATTGCAAACTGAGGTGCTTAACGCGGTTAACCAGAACGCATTGTTCTTTGCCGCCGCTTTACCACGCACTATCTCCACGCCACTGTTTAATCGCTACCAGCACAATGAAACCTATGGTTTTCATGTGGATGGCGCAGTACGCAGTCATCCGCAAAACGGCTGGATGCGCACAGACCTTTCTGCGACGCTGTTTTTGAGCGATCCACAAAGCTATGAAGGCGGCGAACTGGTCGTCAATGACACCTTCGGGCAGCATCGGGTAAAACTCCCGGCAGGCGATCTGGTGTTGTATCCTTCGAGTAGCCTGCACAGCGTAACGCCCGTCACGCGCGGCGTGCGGGTGGCCTCGTTTATGTGGATCCAGTCGATGATCCGCGATGATAAAAAGCGCGCCATGCTATTCGATTTGGACAACAACATTCAGTCGCTGAAAAACCGCTTTGGTGAAGGTGAAGAAATCCTGTCGCTACTCAATCTTTATCACAATCTGCTGCGAGAATGGTCGGAGATCTGACAGTTGAACTGCCAGAGTTTGTCCCTATATTAGCTACACTTAATTGTACAAGCATTGATATGGGGAGGACGATATGGCATCCGGTTGGGCTAATGATGACGCCGTCAACGAACAGATCAACAGTACAATTGAAGATGCGGTTGCCCGCGCTCGGGGTGAAATCCCGCGTGGTGAAAGCCAGTATGAATGTGAAGAGTGCGGTGCTCCCATCCCGCAGGCCCGTCGGGAAGCCATTCCTGGCGTGCGCTTATGCATCCACTGCCAGCAGGAGAAAGATTTACAAAAACATTCTTATGCAGGATATAATCGCAGAGGCTCGAAGGACAGCCAGTTACGTTAACTACAACTGGCATGGAGTACAGCAAGTATAATTTGCATTTTGCGTGGCATTCCGTGCCTTTAACGCAGCCGTAACTGACACGCGGTACAAAATTGAATCATAAGCACGACAAATAGATGAATTATCAGCATCTTAGATATCAATCAATTTATTTGAACAAGGCGGTCAATTCTCTTCGATTTTATCTCTCGTGAAAAAACGTGATACTCATCACATCGACGAAACAACGTCACTTAAACAAAATCACCTGCGAGAGATTAATTATGAAAACTATCAATACTGTTGTTGCTGCTATGGCTCTTTCAACTCTGTCATTTGGCGTGTTCGCGGCACAACCGGTAACGGCATCCCAGGCACAAAGCATGAATAAAATCGGCGTAGTTTCTGCCGATGGCGCATCCACCCTCGACGCGCTGGAAGCAAAACTGGCAGAAAAAGCTGCGGCGGCTGGTGCCAGTGGATACAGCATTACTTCTGCCACCAACAACAATAAATTAAGCGGAACTGCGGTTATCTATAAGTAATTCCAAGGCCGGATAAGGTGTTTACGTCGCATCCGGCAACAAGTGCCTGATGCGACGCTACCGCGTCTTATCAGGCCTACAAAATCCGAACCGTTGACCGGCATCCGGCAAAAGGATTTCCCTGTCTGTTTACCGACAGACGCATGTGCTCTAACCCTCATTGATCCTATGTTACCCTTGTTTGCCCGTCCGTCACTGGACGGGCTTTTTTTCGCTGGCTGACTATTGGCAGAAAGTCTGCAACGTCGCTTCTGGTACACCAATTTGCCGCGCCGCGTCACAAATCGCCTGCCAGCTCCCGGCATCTAACGGGATCCCCAGCTCCTGCCGTTCACGGCGCATATTCACTTCCCATTCGCCTGGCAGCAAAATCGGCTTATCTTCATCATGCGGCGAAGCTTTCACCCACTCGGCAAAGGCTTCGGTCTGCTCTGCACAATCTGGCGCGCCGAACAATTCCGGGTTAACGATGATGGTGGTCATACAGTTAAGAATGGTATCGGGGCTGGTTTGTAACGTTTCCTGATGGGTCGTTTTGCCGCCGGAAAGCGCACCACCAAGAATTTCGCACATCGCCGCCAGGGCATAACCTTTATGTTCGGCAAAGGTCAGCAGTGATCCCAACGGTGACTCCTGCATCACTGCCGGATTGGTCGTCGGCACGCCGTTAACATCAATCAGGCAGCCTGGCGGTACGGGCACACCTTTATGCCAGGCGACACGGGTTTTGCCAAATGCAATGGCGCTGGTGGCATAATCAAGCAACAGCGGGAAGTTATCCTTTCGTGGAAAGACCACGCAGAACGGATTGGTGCCGAAGCGACGATCGTGACCATGGAACGGTGCCACCATCGGAATCCCCACTACGCTCACAAAGTGAACAGAGACAAACCCCGCCGCTGCGCACTGTTCCGCCCAGTAACCGATACGCCCGATATGATGAGAGTTACGCAGTGCCACAGCAGCAATTCCGTGCTGACGCGCTTTTTCAATGCCAAGTGTCATGGCCTCGTACGCCGCCACCTGACCGAATGCACGATCGCCATCAAGCGTGACCACTGCCCCCGCATCTTTGACAATTTTAGCGTGATGGTTGATTTGCAAAGAACCCAGTCGCCAGGAATGCACATAGCTCGGGATCATGCCAATCCCATGTGAATCATGCCCTGCCAGATTTGCCGCAATTAAATGATCTGCTACTAGTTTTGCTTCCTGTTCCTCGCTACCCATCTGACGAAACACAGTCAGAATAAAGTTGTGCAGCGTCCGGGCATGAAAGCGATGACCACTTGCCATAGTTAACTCCTGTTTATGTTATATGCCTGTTGCTTTTTTATGCTGCGCGCCGCACGCGGGAAGGTCAATAAATATGCTGCAATTTCATGTTGCTGTGGAGTAAAGGCCGGATGACGCTCATCATCCGGCAGGGGGAGAAATTAAAATGATTGCTTAACGCGCGCCAGGCCATCGCTAACGGATGCCACTTCGCCCGCCGCCACCAGGCAGCAAGCCATCTGGATTTTTAGTGATTTGGGAATCGGTTCGCTGCCTGCCAGACAACGCTCAATCCACTTCGCGGTGGTTTCCGGGTCTTTTGCTTCTGGCAGTATCAGTAGCTCACTGCCTGCATCGTCCTGTTTTTCATACAGCACCCGCGTTCCTTCGCGATCAATCAGATTGATTTGCGGACAGCGTTGCGGATTTGCATACACTTCGCCTTCGGTGCCGTGCATTAACAGCGCCCTCCCACCGATGTCGTTAAAGAATTTCGCCACCCGCCCGACATATTCCGGATGCGAAACACTGGAAAGACGCAGCGCATCACCTTCAGCAAATGGCGTCGCCAGTTTCGCCAGCGTATGCGCACTGTTACGCACGCCCATCCGCCAGCGCATCGCCAGTTGTTTTTCCAGCGGCGGGCAAAACGCGCCTACAGGCATAAACACAGGTTGATGTTCGTCGAGCTTCGCCTGCGCCTGGCCGCCGTGCAGCGTTGGCGTAATCCCCATCAGTTCGAAAATGGTTTCGCTCAGCACGCGGGTCGGATCTTCGCTAACACCGTGAACCACTACTGGAAAACCGAGTTTGTGCAGCAGGATCGCCAGCAATGGCGTCAGGTTGGCCTGTTTCCGTGCACCGTTGTAACTGGGAATAACAACAGGAATCGGCTTGCCAACAGGGGGCGTCAACTTGATGGTGTGATTTTGCATGGCTTCGTAAAAGCCGAGCATCTCTGCTTCCCCTTCCCCTTTGATACGCAGCGCCATCAATACGCCGCCCAACTCAAGGTCAGGTACTTCACCGTTGAGCATATGGGCATACAGGCCGCGCGCCGTATCCTGGTCTAAATCGCGCGCATGGTTTTTGCCGCGCCCGATCTCTTTGATGATTTTGCGATAGTCCATTTATGACTCCTTACCTGACTCACATCATTAACGCCGCCGACGGCGTGGGGATTTTGCTTTTTCTTTCTTTTTAACTATACCTTCAGGGACTTCTGGTTGCTCAATCGGAAACACCGGTAAGGCATCAAGTAACCGCTTGCCGTAGTTTTTGGTTAACAAGCGTTTATCATAAATCACCACTTCACCCCAGCAACTGTGGCTTCGAATCAGACGCCCAACTTGCTGAATCAGGTTAAACGAGGCGCTCGGCAGGCTTTGTACCTCAAAGGGATAACGATTAAGACTTTTTAGCCATTCGCCTTCGGTGATCACCACCGGGCTGTCGATGGGGGGAAAGGCGATTTTATGAATATGCACCTGACTTAGCAGGTCACCTTTCAGATCAAGGCCTTCGGCAAAAGACTGTAAACCTACCAATACACTGCGCTCACCGTTAGCAACGCGTTTACGATGCAGTTCAACTAAGCGGTAGCGAGGCTGATCGCCCTGCACCAGCAACATCAGACGTAAATCCGTCACATAGTCGAGAAATCGCTGCATCGCCCGCCCGCTGGCAAACAACACCAACATGCCGAGATGTTTTTTGCTCTCTACCTGCTCACGGAAAAAGGCCGCCATTTCGGCAATATGCTGCTCTTCGTTGTCAATGGACGGTTCATAACGCATCTGCGGAATGACAATTTTGCCCTGTTCGCAGTGGTTGAAGGGGGAATCCAGCGCCACAAAGCGATCGCCCGCTTTCTCTTTCAACCCACTCATCTCCTGCAAACGCAAAAAACTGTTCAGCGAACGCAAGGTTGCAGAAGTGATAATA
It includes:
- the mcbA gene encoding DUF1471 family periplasmic protein McbA encodes the protein MKKCLALLLATVLSGITFTAYAAQPLSNQDSGQLRPAGTVSATGASNLSDLEEKLAEKAREQGAKGYVINSAGGNDQMFGTATIYK
- a CDS encoding catecholate siderophore receptor Fiu, with protein sequence MENNRNFPARPFHSLTFFAGLCIGITPVPQALAAEGQQNADDTLVVEASTPSLYAPLKSADPKFSRPVIDTTRTMTVISEQVIKDQGATNLTDALKNVPGVGAFFAGENGNSTTGDAIYMRGADTSNSIYIDGIRDIGSVSRDTFNTEQVEVIKGPSGTDYGRSAPTGSINMISKQPRNDSGIDASASIGSAWFRRGTLDVNQVIGDTSAVRLNVMGEKTHDAGRDKVKNERYGVAPSVALGLGTSTRLYLNYLHVTQHNTPDGGIPTIGLPGYSAPSAGTAALNHSGKVDTHNFYGTDSDYDDSTTDTATMRFEHDISDNTTIRNTTRWSRVKQDYLMTAIMGGASNITQPTSNVDSWTWSRTANTKDVSNKILTNQTNLTSAFYTGSIAHDVSTGVEFTRETQTNYGVNPVTLPPVNIYHPDSSIHPGSLTRNGANANGQTDTFAIYAFDTLRITRDFELNGGIRLDNYHTEYDSATACGGSGRGAVTCPTGAANGSPVTTVDTARSGNLVNWKAGALYHLTENGNVYVNYAVSQQPPGGSNFALAQSGSGNSANRTDFKPQKAKTSEIGTKWQVLDKRLLLTAALFRTDIENEVEQNDDGTYSQYGKKRVEGYEISVAGNITPAWQVIGGYTQQKATIKNGADVAQDGSSSLPYTPEHAFTLWSQYQATDDISIGAGARYIGSMHKGSDGAVGTPAFTEGYWVADAKLGYRVNRNLDFQLNVYNLFDTNYVASINKSGYRYHPGEPRTFLLTANMHF
- the ybiX gene encoding PKHD-type hydroxylase YbiX produces the protein MMYHIPGVLSPQDVARLREQLEQAEWIDGRVTTGAQGAQVKSNQQVDTRSALYAALQTEVLNAVNQNALFFAAALPRTISTPLFNRYQHNETYGFHVDGAVRSHPQNGWMRTDLSATLFLSDPQSYEGGELVVNDTFGQHRVKLPAGDLVLYPSSSLHSVTPVTRGVRVASFMWIQSMIRDDKKRAMLFDLDNNIQSLKNRFGEGEEILSLLNLYHNLLREWSEI
- a CDS encoding DksA/TraR family C4-type zinc finger protein, with translation MASGWANDDAVNEQINSTIEDAVARARGEIPRGESQYECEECGAPIPQARREAIPGVRLCIHCQQEKDLQKHSYAGYNRRGSKDSQLR
- the ybiJ gene encoding DUF1471 family protein YbiJ, yielding MKTINTVVAAMALSTLSFGVFAAQPVTASQAQSMNKIGVVSADGASTLDALEAKLAEKAAAAGASGYSITSATNNNKLSGTAVIYK
- a CDS encoding malate/lactate/ureidoglycolate dehydrogenase is translated as MASGHRFHARTLHNFILTVFRQMGSEEQEAKLVADHLIAANLAGHDSHGIGMIPSYVHSWRLGSLQINHHAKIVKDAGAVVTLDGDRAFGQVAAYEAMTLGIEKARQHGIAAVALRNSHHIGRIGYWAEQCAAAGFVSVHFVSVVGIPMVAPFHGHDRRFGTNPFCVVFPRKDNFPLLLDYATSAIAFGKTRVAWHKGVPVPPGCLIDVNGVPTTNPAVMQESPLGSLLTFAEHKGYALAAMCEILGGALSGGKTTHQETLQTSPDTILNCMTTIIVNPELFGAPDCAEQTEAFAEWVKASPHDEDKPILLPGEWEVNMRRERQELGIPLDAGSWQAICDAARQIGVPEATLQTFCQ
- the ybiB gene encoding DNA-binding protein YbiB, whose protein sequence is MDYRKIIKEIGRGKNHARDLDQDTARGLYAHMLNGEVPDLELGGVLMALRIKGEGEAEMLGFYEAMQNHTIKLTPPVGKPIPVVIPSYNGARKQANLTPLLAILLHKLGFPVVVHGVSEDPTRVLSETIFELMGITPTLHGGQAQAKLDEHQPVFMPVGAFCPPLEKQLAMRWRMGVRNSAHTLAKLATPFAEGDALRLSSVSHPEYVGRVAKFFNDIGGRALLMHGTEGEVYANPQRCPQINLIDREGTRVLYEKQDDAGSELLILPEAKDPETTAKWIERCLAGSEPIPKSLKIQMACCLVAAGEVASVSDGLARVKQSF